Part of the Limihaloglobus sulfuriphilus genome is shown below.
ATACAGCGGCATAATACAAACGATAAACAGCTGTATCCTGGAAAACACCGTGCTGAGACTGACCTACGCATCGCCGAGCAAAGATGCCTATACCTGCCAATACCACCCTTACGGGCTGATCTTCTTTGAATCAAACCTCTACTGCATCGGTTATATGAGCCGCTACTCACAGGTTCGGGTGATAAAAATCGACCGGATAAAAGACGTTGAGCCGACAGAGAAAAAATTTAAACGCCCCGATAATTTCTCACTCGGAGAGCATTTCAAGGGCAGCTTCGGCATAATCACCGCCGGCAAACCGCAGAAAATAATAATCCGGCTCTTCGGCTGGGCAGCGAGAGAGGTGCGGGAACAGCAATGGCACCCGTCACAGAAAATTATAGAAGACTCTCCGGATGAGCTTCTGGTTGAGTTCGAGTTGTCAAATACCATAGAGTTTACACGCTGGATACTCGGTTTCGGAGCCAACGCAAAGGTAGAATCTCCGCTCCGACTCGCAGGGGAGGTTGCCGCTCAGATAACCCGTATGCAAAAAAGGTATCAATAATGCTGCCCTGTAAGAGTTCGCACTTTAGTGCGCCTTGTCTGAAAAAAATAACACGCTGAAGCGTGAACTCTAACGAATTACGCCGCTCCAAGTTCTGCAAATCGCCCGTATTCTGATTCCTCAGACCAATAATACATTTCCGTCATTATTGCGGGTAAACCC
Proteins encoded:
- a CDS encoding helix-turn-helix transcriptional regulator, encoding MARGKPLVRQWNLLKALQSHRFGVDTETLAQCAGCSKRQVQRDLAVLESVGFPVSFEMRDFGKRFWKLSPHFIENEGMILNLTEVLSLFLSRQMLSPLSGTLFGDGLTSVLEKIKSIVPKTALDYFYGLEDSLLARSVKSSDYSKYSGIIQTINSCILENTVLRLTYASPSKDAYTCQYHPYGLIFFESNLYCIGYMSRYSQVRVIKIDRIKDVEPTEKKFKRPDNFSLGEHFKGSFGIITAGKPQKIIIRLFGWAAREVREQQWHPSQKIIEDSPDELLVEFELSNTIEFTRWILGFGANAKVESPLRLAGEVAAQITRMQKRYQ